A genomic stretch from Astatotilapia calliptera chromosome 4, fAstCal1.2, whole genome shotgun sequence includes:
- the dnm2a gene encoding dynamin-2 isoform X4 — translation MGNRGMEDLIPLINKLQDAFSSIGQSCNLDLPQIAVVGGQSAGKSSVLENFVGRDFLPRGSGIVTRRPLILQLINNKAEYAEFLHCKGKKFVDFDEVRAEIEAETDRITGSNKGISPIPINLRVYSPHVLNLTLIDLPGMTKVAVGDQPQDIEHQIRDMLLQFITKESCLILAVTPANTDLANSDALKIAKEVDPQGLRTIGVITKLDLMDEGTDAKDIFENKLLPLRRGYIGVVNRSQKDIDGRKDIRAALAAERKFFLSHPAYRHMAERMGTPHLQKALNQQLTNHIRDTLPGLRSKLQSQLLSLEKEVEEYKNFRPDDPTRKTKALLQMVQQFGVDFEKCIEGSGDQVDTNELSGGAKINRLFHERFPFELVKIVFDEKELRREISHAIKNVHGVRTGLFTPDLAFEAIVKKQIVKLKTPCLKCIDLVIQELINTVRQCTNKLNSYPRLREETERIVTTHVREREGKAKDQVLLLIDIELSYINTNHEDFIGFANLDYRRLDDGSSPVYGNNSAQQRNTAANKKRAIPNQLDALGEVYEEKVIRKGWLTINISIMKGGSKEYWFVLTAESLSWYKNEEEKEKKYMLPLDNLKLRDVEKGFMSTKHIFAIFNTEQRNVYKDLRQIELACDTQDDVDSWKASFLRAGVYPEKDQEENEEPCPADTFSMDPQLERQVETIRNLVDSYISIINKSIRDLVPKTIMHLMINSAKDFIHSELLAYLYSSGDQNILMEESADQAQRRDEMLRMYHALKEALVIIGDISANTISTPVPPPVNDSWMQEASPTAQRRPTPTSSQPPSRPPAVRGPTPGPPLNPSPAFGAPLNPSPAFGAPPIPSRPGPPINAFNSSQDPFSAPPQIPSRPARVPPNIPRRPAPRRNQQ, via the exons GGACTTCCTTCCACGTGGCTCAGGCATTGTGACCCGCAGACCTCTAATTTTGCAGCTGATCAACAATAAAGCAG AATATGCTGAATTCTTGCACTGCAAAGGAAAGAAGTTCGTGGATTTTGATGAAGTGCGGGCAGAAATTGAGGCAGAGACCGACAGGATAACAGGCTCCAACAAAGGCATCTCTCCTATCCCAATTAACCTGAGGGTGTACTCCCCACACG TGCTGAACCTGACACTGATTGACCTCCCGGGAATGACTAAGGTTGCTGTAGGAGATCAGCCACAAGACATAGAGCACCAGATCAGGGATATGCTGTTGCAATTCATTACCAAGGAAAGCTGTCTGATCCTGGCAGTCACTCCTGCCAACACTGATCTGGCCAACTCTGATGCTTTGAAGATTGCAAAGGAGGTGGACCCACAGG GTCTGCGTACCATTGGTGTTATAACAAAACTGGATCTGATGGACGAAGGGACAGATGCGaaggatatttttgaaaataaactTCTGCCACTGCGAAGGG gtTACATAGGTGTGGTGAACCGCAGTCAGAAAGACATTGATGGGAGGAAAGACATTCGTGCTGCTCTGGCTGCTGAGAGAAAGTTCTTCTTGTCTCACCCAGCCTATAGACACATGGCAGAACGCATGGGTACACCACATCTACAGAAAGCACTTAACCAG CAATTGACCAACCACATCAGGGATACCCTGCCTGGTCTGCGCAGTAAGTTGCAGAGTCAGCTTCTCTCCCTAGAGAAGGAGGTTGAGGAGTACAAGAACTTCCGTCCAGATGACCCGACACGGAAGACCAAGGCTTTGTTGCA GATGGTGCAGCAGTTTGGTGTGGACTTTGAGAAGTGCATTGAAGGCTCCGGGGACCAGGTGGACACCAATGAGCTTTCGGGTGGTGCCAAGATCAACCGCCTCTTTCATGAGCGCTTCCCCTTTGAACTGGTCAAG ATTGTTTTTGATGAGAAGGAGCTACGGCGAGAAATCAGCCATGCAATCAAGAATGTCCACGGTGTCAG AACGGGACTGTTCACTCCAGACCTGGCGTTTGAGGCCATCGTGAAAAAGCAGATCGTTAAGCTGAAAACGCCCTGTCTCAAATGTATCGATCTGGTCATTCAGGAGCTCATCAACACAGTCAGGCAGTGCACCAACAAG CTCAACTCCTACCCCAGACTGAGAGAGGAGACTGAGAGAATTGTCACAACTCATGTCAGAGAAAGAGAAGGGAAGGCCAAGGACCAG GTTCTGCTGCTGATTGACATTGAGCTGTCCTACATCAACACCAACCATGAGGACTTCATAGGCTTTGCTAA TCTTGACTACAGAAGGCTGGATGATGGTAGCTCCCCAGTGTACGGCAACAACAG TGCtcagcagaggaacacggcTGCGAACAAGAAGAGGGCCATACCGAACCAG CTTGACGCACTAGGAGAGGTCTACGAGGAAAAG GTGATCAGGAAAGGCTGGCTAACCATCAACATCAGCATCATGAAAGGAGGCTCCAAGGAATACTGGTTTGTCCTGACTGCTGAGTCCCTGTCCTGGTACAAAAATGAGGAG gaaaaagaaaagaagtataTGCTTCCCTTGGATAACCTGAAGCTCAGAGATGTTGAGAAAGGCTTTATGTCCACAAAGCACATCTTTGCAATCTTCAACACTGAACAGAG GAACGTGTACAAGGATCTTCGCCAAATAGAACTGGCATGTGATACTCAGGACGATGTGGACAGCTGGAAAGCGTCTTTCCTCAGGGCTGGAGTTTATCCAGAAAAGGACCAG GAGGAGAATGAAGAGCCTTGCCCTGCAGATACATTCTCCATGGATCCTCAGTTGGAACGGCAGGTGGAAACCATACGCAACCTGGTGGACTCGTACATCAGCATCATAAACAAATCTATCAGAGATCTTGTGCCCAAGACCATCATGCATCTCATGATCAACAGC GCGAAGGACTTCATCCACTCAGAGCTTCTGGCCTACCTCTATTCATCTGGGGATCAGAACATCCTGATGGAGGAGTCGGCTGACCAGGCCCAGCGTAGAGATGAAATGCTGCGCATGTATCATGCACTCAAGGAAGCACTGGTCATTATTGGCGACATCAGTGCCAACACAATCTCCACCCCAGTACCGCCACCTGTAAATGACTCCTGGATGCAGGAAGCCAG TCCGACCGCTCAGCGCAGGCCAACTCCTACATCATCCCAACCCCCCAGCCGTCCACCTGCTGTGAGGGGACCAACACCAGGACCTCCCTTGAACCCTTCCCCTGCATTTGGAGCACCACTCAATCCCTCCCCGGCCTTTGGTGCACCCCCAATCCCCTCCCGCCCAGGCCCGCCCATCAATGCCTTCAATAGCAGTCAGGATCCCTTCAGTGCACCCCCACAGATCCCCTCCCGGCCTGCTCGTGTCCCTCCCAATATTCCCAG
- the dnm2a gene encoding dynamin-2 isoform X8, with translation MGNRGMEDLIPLINKLQDAFSSIGQSCNLDLPQIAVVGGQSAGKSSVLENFVGRDFLPRGSGIVTRRPLILQLINNKAEYAEFLHCKGKKFVDFDEVRAEIEAETDRITGSNKGISPIPINLRVYSPHVLNLTLIDLPGMTKVAVGDQPQDIEHQIRDMLLQFITKESCLILAVTPANTDLANSDALKIAKEVDPQGLRTIGVITKLDLMDEGTDAKDIFENKLLPLRRGYIGVVNRSQKDIDGRKDIRAALAAERKFFLSHPAYRHMAERMGTPHLQKALNQQLTNHIRDTLPGLRSKLQSQLLSLEKEVEEYKNFRPDDPTRKTKALLQMVQQFGVDFEKCIEGSGDQVDTNELSGGAKINRLFHERFPFELVKIVFDEKELRREISHAIKNVHGVRTGLFTPDLAFEAIVKKQIVKLKTPCLKCIDLVIQELINTVRQCTNKLNSYPRLREETERIVTTHVREREGKAKDQVLLLIDIELSYINTNHEDFIGFANAQQRNTAANKKRAIPNQVIRKGWLTINISIMKGGSKEYWFVLTAESLSWYKNEEEKEKKYMLPLDNLKLRDVEKGFMSTKHIFAIFNTEQRNVYKDLRQIELACDTQDDVDSWKASFLRAGVYPEKDQEENEEPCPADTFSMDPQLERQVETIRNLVDSYISIINKSIRDLVPKTIMHLMINSAKDFIHSELLAYLYSSGDQNILMEESADQAQRRDEMLRMYHALKEALVIIGDISANTISTPVPPPVNDSWMQEAR, from the exons GGACTTCCTTCCACGTGGCTCAGGCATTGTGACCCGCAGACCTCTAATTTTGCAGCTGATCAACAATAAAGCAG AATATGCTGAATTCTTGCACTGCAAAGGAAAGAAGTTCGTGGATTTTGATGAAGTGCGGGCAGAAATTGAGGCAGAGACCGACAGGATAACAGGCTCCAACAAAGGCATCTCTCCTATCCCAATTAACCTGAGGGTGTACTCCCCACACG TGCTGAACCTGACACTGATTGACCTCCCGGGAATGACTAAGGTTGCTGTAGGAGATCAGCCACAAGACATAGAGCACCAGATCAGGGATATGCTGTTGCAATTCATTACCAAGGAAAGCTGTCTGATCCTGGCAGTCACTCCTGCCAACACTGATCTGGCCAACTCTGATGCTTTGAAGATTGCAAAGGAGGTGGACCCACAGG GTCTGCGTACCATTGGTGTTATAACAAAACTGGATCTGATGGACGAAGGGACAGATGCGaaggatatttttgaaaataaactTCTGCCACTGCGAAGGG gtTACATAGGTGTGGTGAACCGCAGTCAGAAAGACATTGATGGGAGGAAAGACATTCGTGCTGCTCTGGCTGCTGAGAGAAAGTTCTTCTTGTCTCACCCAGCCTATAGACACATGGCAGAACGCATGGGTACACCACATCTACAGAAAGCACTTAACCAG CAATTGACCAACCACATCAGGGATACCCTGCCTGGTCTGCGCAGTAAGTTGCAGAGTCAGCTTCTCTCCCTAGAGAAGGAGGTTGAGGAGTACAAGAACTTCCGTCCAGATGACCCGACACGGAAGACCAAGGCTTTGTTGCA GATGGTGCAGCAGTTTGGTGTGGACTTTGAGAAGTGCATTGAAGGCTCCGGGGACCAGGTGGACACCAATGAGCTTTCGGGTGGTGCCAAGATCAACCGCCTCTTTCATGAGCGCTTCCCCTTTGAACTGGTCAAG ATTGTTTTTGATGAGAAGGAGCTACGGCGAGAAATCAGCCATGCAATCAAGAATGTCCACGGTGTCAG AACGGGACTGTTCACTCCAGACCTGGCGTTTGAGGCCATCGTGAAAAAGCAGATCGTTAAGCTGAAAACGCCCTGTCTCAAATGTATCGATCTGGTCATTCAGGAGCTCATCAACACAGTCAGGCAGTGCACCAACAAG CTCAACTCCTACCCCAGACTGAGAGAGGAGACTGAGAGAATTGTCACAACTCATGTCAGAGAAAGAGAAGGGAAGGCCAAGGACCAG GTTCTGCTGCTGATTGACATTGAGCTGTCCTACATCAACACCAACCATGAGGACTTCATAGGCTTTGCTAA TGCtcagcagaggaacacggcTGCGAACAAGAAGAGGGCCATACCGAACCAG GTGATCAGGAAAGGCTGGCTAACCATCAACATCAGCATCATGAAAGGAGGCTCCAAGGAATACTGGTTTGTCCTGACTGCTGAGTCCCTGTCCTGGTACAAAAATGAGGAG gaaaaagaaaagaagtataTGCTTCCCTTGGATAACCTGAAGCTCAGAGATGTTGAGAAAGGCTTTATGTCCACAAAGCACATCTTTGCAATCTTCAACACTGAACAGAG GAACGTGTACAAGGATCTTCGCCAAATAGAACTGGCATGTGATACTCAGGACGATGTGGACAGCTGGAAAGCGTCTTTCCTCAGGGCTGGAGTTTATCCAGAAAAGGACCAG GAGGAGAATGAAGAGCCTTGCCCTGCAGATACATTCTCCATGGATCCTCAGTTGGAACGGCAGGTGGAAACCATACGCAACCTGGTGGACTCGTACATCAGCATCATAAACAAATCTATCAGAGATCTTGTGCCCAAGACCATCATGCATCTCATGATCAACAGC GCGAAGGACTTCATCCACTCAGAGCTTCTGGCCTACCTCTATTCATCTGGGGATCAGAACATCCTGATGGAGGAGTCGGCTGACCAGGCCCAGCGTAGAGATGAAATGCTGCGCATGTATCATGCACTCAAGGAAGCACTGGTCATTATTGGCGACATCAGTGCCAACACAATCTCCACCCCAGTACCGCCACCTGTAAATGACTCCTGGATGCAGGAAGCCAGGTGA